A genomic stretch from Hoplias malabaricus isolate fHopMal1 chromosome 4, fHopMal1.hap1, whole genome shotgun sequence includes:
- the wif1 gene encoding wnt inhibitory factor 1, with translation MALKTTALQSRFQTYFILLLWGFSVEVTPETGSLYMWIDANQAKILIGFEEDILIVSEGQMAPFTHDFKKAQQRMPAIPVHIHHVNFTWQVTDDQAEYFYEFQSLRSFDKDIMDDPIINIPLLGSVPHKVSVVQVGFPCRGDQDGVAAFEVTILVMDGGGNIVLRTPHNAIFFKTCQRAKCPGGCRNGGYCNERHICECQDGFYGTHCEKALCSPRCLNGGLCMSPGVCICPPGYFGAGCERANCSTSCLNGGTCFHPGKCICPTGFEGIRCEISKCCQPCRNGGKCTGRNKCKCSKGYHGDFCSKAVCEPSCGAHGTCIEPNRCQCRGGWHGHHCNKRFRADFSFVHHSTISRPKNRGTSLKDSKEATNTNRPSETNYVV, from the exons ATGGCTCTGAAGACCACCGCTCTCCAGTCGAGATTTCAGACTTACTTTATCCTGCTTCTGTGGGGTTTCTCAGTGGAAGTTACTCCTGAAACTGGAAGTTTGTACATGTGGATAGATGCCAATCAAGCCAAGATATTAATAG GTTTTGAGGAGGACATTTTGATCGTGTCTGAAGGCCAAATGGCCCCCTTCACGCACGACTTTAAAAAAGCTCAGCAGCGTATGCCGGCTATACCTGTCCACATCCACCACGTCAACTTCACCTGGCAAGTCACTGATGATCAG GCCGAGTACTTCTATGAGTTCCAGTCTCTGCGTTCGTTTGACAAGGACATCATGGATGATCCCATCATCAACATCCCCCTGTTGGGATCTGTACCACACAAAGTTTCAG TGGTTCAGGTAGGCTTCCCCTGCCGAGGTGACCAGGACGGGGTTGCTGCATTCGAAGTGACCATCCTAGTGATGGATGGGGGTGGAAACATTGTTCTGAGGACTCCACATAATGCCATCTTCTTCAAGACCTGCCAGAGAG CGAAGTGTCCTGGAGGCTGCAGGAATGGAGGCTACTGCAATGAAAGACACATCTGCGAGTGTCAGGATGGTTTCTATggcacacactgtgaaaaag CATTGTGTTCACCAAGGTGTCTAAATGGTGGTCTGTGCATGAGTCCAGGAGTGTGTATTTGTCCTCCTGGCTACTTTGGAGCTGGTTGCGAAAGAG CTAACTGCAGCACTTCATGTTTGAATGGTGGAACTTGTTTCCATCCTGGAAAATGCATTTGCCCCACTGGCTTTGAGGGCATCCGCTGTGAAATAA GTAAATGCTGCCAGCCATGCAGAAATGGAGGCAAATGCACAGGGAGGAACAAATGCAAGTGCAGCAAGGGTTACCATGGTGATTTTTGCTCTAAAG ctGTTTGTGAGCCCAGCTGTGGAGCACACGGGACCTGCATAGAGCCCAACAGGTGCCAGTGCCGGGGAGGCTGGCACGGACACCATTGTAATAAGA GGTTCCGTGCTGATTTTTCCTTCGTCCACCACTCCACTATCTCCAGACCCAAGAACAGAGGCACATCGCTGAAGGACAGCAAGGAGGCCACCAATACTAACCGTCCATCTGAGACCAACTACGTTGTTTAA
- the vhll gene encoding von Hippel-Lindau-like protein, translating to MEERPTLRSLHSDEPTFVTFTNRSEGEARAWWLNFSGEPVSYGDIRPGGSLRMNTFLTHPWIFRASDGCKLLIDFREVYFPRSAQFDENGHPLFHPVFITTPVYTLQECCSRLIRKMVKKRDIDNLEIPDFLKEDIRRTPDLMREIQMLT from the exons ATGGAAGAGCGCCCCACACTTAGGTCTCTACACTCAGACGAGCCCACCTTCGTCACCTTCACGAACAGGTCCGAAGGAGAGGCCAGGGCCTGGTGGCTGAACTTCTCTGGAGAACCGGTCTCTTACGGAGACATCAGACCTGGAGGAAGCCTGAGAATGAACACGTTCCTCA CTCATCCGTGGATTTTCAGAGCGTCAGACGGCTGTAAACTGCTGATAGACTTCCGTGAGGTGTATTTCCCCCGCTCTGCTCAGTTTGATGAAAACGGACACCCGCTCTTTCACCCAGTTTTTATCACCACACCAG tCTACACTTTACAGGAATGCTGTTCAAGACTGATCCGAAAAATGGTGAAAAAAAGAGACATTGACAACCTGGAGATTCCTGATTTTCTAAAGGAGGACATCCGTAGAACTCCAGATTTGATGCGAGAAATTCAGATGCTAACATAA
- the tmbim4 gene encoding protein lifeguard 4, with amino-acid sequence MNQEKYPRSSIEDDFNYGTNVATASVQIRMDFLRKVYTILSLQIIVTTAVSALFMFCEPIKNFLHSSPSVVLVSAIGSLVLLLALAVYRHQHPVNLYLLFGFTVLEAVSVATAVTFYEYTVVLQACILTSAVFAALTTYTFQSKRDFSKLGAGLFAALWILIIAGFMRLFFQNDTVELVFASAGALLFCGFIIYDTHLLMHKLSPEEHVLASINLYLDIVNLFLHILRILDSMKKN; translated from the exons ATGAACCAAGAGAAATATCCCCGCTCCTCCATCGAGGACGACTTTAATTATGGCACCAATGTTGCCACCGCGAGTGTCCAAATCCGTATGG ACTTCCTACGGAAAGTGTACACCATCCTGTCCCTCCAGATCATCGTCACTACAGCTGTCTCTGCCCTCTTCATGTTCTGTGAGCCCATCAAAAACTTCTTGCATTCAAG TCCATCTGTGGTATTGGTGTCAGCAATTGGATCCCTGGTTTTGCTATTAGCCTTGGCCGTGTACAGACACCAGCACCCTGTCAatctttatttactgtttggaTTT ACGGTGTTGGAAGCTGTGTCCGTGGCCACAGCTG TGACGTTCTATGAATACACAGTGGTACTCCAGGCCTGCATTCTCACCTCTGCTGTGTTTGCTGCCCTGACTACTTACACTTTCCAGTCCAAGAGAGATTTTAGCAAACTCGGAGCTGG GCTGTTCGCTGCACTCTGGATCCTAATTATTGCAGGCTTTATGAGG CTGTTCTTCCAAAATGACACGGTGGAGCTGGTATTTGCTAGCGCTGGTGCACTGCTGTTCTGTGGCTTCATCATCTATGACACACATTTGCTGATGCACAAGTTGTCACCAGAGGAGCATGTGCTGGCCTCCATTAACCTCTACCTGGACATCGTCAACCTCTTCCTTCACATCCTGCGCATCCTTGATTCCATGAAGAAAAACTGA